One Haladaptatus sp. R4 DNA window includes the following coding sequences:
- a CDS encoding phosphate uptake regulator PhoU, translating into METRKVQRLGPSTLAMTLPAEWAQQHGVEKGDEVSLRISGKGTLTVLPESAHDDESEATIHTEELDADAVERAIVAQYVLGRRVIHVVSEETLESSHINAVYNAETQLMGLGVIEETPESIAIRCSVDPEDFDLDNLLERLENTGSTMRGEAVKALAHGNADLAQRALNRERQANKIFVLLLRLIFTAHENPAIARAIGLESGFPLIGYRSIAKNLELTADNAEDIADIVLAANGHTLEVDSSTMRRIREFTDQVDEMTALAVQASVERDYDKTLEVRRKFHELGDRESDILSDLPEMSNDDLLQIRDVLVSLQHTAQYAMRNAEIAANLALNEESRHTTIN; encoded by the coding sequence ATGGAAACACGGAAAGTTCAGCGACTCGGGCCATCGACGTTGGCGATGACCCTTCCTGCGGAGTGGGCACAGCAGCACGGGGTCGAGAAGGGTGACGAGGTTTCGTTGCGAATCAGTGGAAAAGGAACGCTCACCGTCCTTCCCGAATCGGCGCACGACGACGAGTCGGAGGCGACGATCCACACCGAAGAGTTGGATGCGGACGCCGTCGAACGTGCCATCGTCGCCCAGTACGTTCTCGGTCGGCGCGTCATCCACGTCGTGAGCGAGGAGACCCTCGAAAGCAGCCACATCAACGCTGTCTACAACGCGGAGACACAGTTGATGGGACTCGGCGTCATCGAGGAAACGCCCGAGAGCATCGCCATTCGATGCTCGGTCGACCCCGAGGATTTCGATCTGGACAACCTGCTGGAGCGACTGGAGAACACGGGTAGTACCATGCGCGGCGAGGCCGTGAAGGCGCTCGCCCACGGCAACGCCGACCTCGCCCAGCGGGCGTTGAACCGCGAACGACAAGCGAACAAGATCTTCGTTCTTCTCCTCCGTCTCATCTTCACCGCACACGAAAACCCCGCCATCGCGCGTGCTATCGGGTTGGAAAGCGGTTTCCCGCTCATCGGCTACCGCTCGATTGCAAAGAACCTCGAACTCACGGCGGACAACGCGGAGGACATCGCGGATATCGTCCTCGCGGCCAACGGCCATACCCTCGAAGTCGATAGCAGCACCATGCGGCGTATCCGGGAGTTCACCGATCAAGTGGACGAGATGACCGCGTTGGCGGTGCAAGCGAGCGTGGAGCGGGATTACGACAAGACGCTCGAAGTTCGACGCAAGTTCCACGAACTCGGTGACCGCGAGTCGGACATCCTCTCGGACCTCCCCGAGATGTCGAACGACGACCTCCTACAGATTCGGGACGTGCTCGTCAGCCTCCAGCACACCGCCCAGTACGCCATGCGAAACGCCGAAATCGCGGCGAATCTGGCGCTCAACGAGGAAAGTCGACACACGACGATCAACTGA
- the aspS gene encoding aspartate--tRNA(Asn) ligase, with translation MIERTYSDDITTEQDGETVSIAGNVHDIRDLGGLSFVIVRDREGQIQVVFKEQNDEELFEASNDLGKEDVVRITGTVKASDQAPGGVELMPSELEVISVADSPLPMEVAKDIESDLSTRLDNRSIDLRKPETYAVFSLRSKLVNAMEEWFDGEGFRNVDTPLLSQEGAEGGAELFPVVYYGDEVFLSQSPQLYKQMLMAAGFDKIYETGTAFRAEAFATSRHVSEISMFDVELAYIEDHHDVMDVQEESLRYTLEQVSENAADELETLGVELDVPTDPFPRVTFEEARDILATEFDHVPDDETDLDTKGEKLLGEYFAEQGHPAFFVVGYPDEKFYYKQDVPEDDIASRKFDLIYLGQELSSGGQREHDIETMSQYMEDQGADPENFHFYLESFRFGIPPHGGYGLGIDRLVQKVAGLENIKEGILFPRDPDRVTP, from the coding sequence ATGATAGAGCGAACGTATTCTGACGACATCACGACGGAACAGGACGGCGAAACGGTATCGATAGCAGGAAACGTCCACGACATTCGAGACCTCGGTGGACTCTCCTTCGTCATCGTACGCGACCGGGAAGGGCAGATTCAGGTCGTGTTCAAGGAGCAAAACGACGAGGAACTGTTCGAGGCGTCGAACGACCTCGGCAAGGAAGACGTCGTTCGAATCACCGGGACGGTGAAAGCGAGCGACCAAGCGCCGGGCGGCGTCGAACTCATGCCCTCCGAACTGGAGGTCATCAGCGTGGCCGACTCCCCGCTTCCGATGGAAGTGGCGAAGGACATCGAGTCGGACCTTTCGACCAGGCTCGACAACCGGAGCATCGACCTCCGAAAGCCGGAGACCTATGCGGTCTTCTCGCTCCGCTCGAAGCTCGTCAACGCGATGGAAGAATGGTTCGACGGTGAAGGATTCCGTAACGTCGATACGCCCCTCCTCTCGCAGGAAGGTGCGGAAGGTGGCGCGGAACTGTTCCCCGTCGTCTACTACGGCGACGAGGTGTTCCTCTCCCAGAGCCCGCAACTGTACAAGCAGATGCTCATGGCGGCCGGGTTCGACAAGATTTACGAGACCGGGACTGCGTTCCGCGCCGAAGCGTTCGCCACCTCCCGCCACGTTTCGGAAATTTCGATGTTCGACGTCGAGTTGGCGTACATCGAGGACCACCACGACGTGATGGACGTCCAGGAGGAGTCGCTTCGCTACACGCTCGAACAGGTCAGCGAGAACGCGGCGGACGAACTGGAGACGCTCGGCGTCGAACTCGACGTTCCGACCGACCCGTTCCCACGCGTTACGTTCGAGGAAGCACGCGACATCCTCGCGACGGAGTTCGACCACGTTCCGGACGACGAAACCGACCTCGACACGAAAGGAGAGAAATTGCTCGGCGAGTACTTCGCGGAGCAGGGTCACCCCGCCTTCTTCGTCGTCGGCTACCCGGACGAGAAGTTCTACTACAAACAGGACGTGCCGGAGGACGACATCGCGTCCCGAAAGTTCGACCTGATCTATCTGGGTCAGGAACTCTCCTCGGGCGGCCAGCGTGAGCACGACATCGAGACGATGAGCCAGTACATGGAGGACCAGGGTGCCGACCCCGAGAACTTCCACTTCTATCTCGAATCGTTCCGCTTCGGTATCCCGCCACACGGCGGCTACGGGCTCGGTATCGACCGACTCGTCCAGAAGGTGGCTGGTCTCGAAAACATCAAAGAGGGAATCCTCTTCCCGCGCGACCCCGACCGCGTCACGCCATAA
- a CDS encoding LEA type 2 family protein, producing MVGKTLKRILPLGKRGFLGILLVVVLLGAGVLYGVLGVPHVVGVDNEFGEVTNQTTGIQTALVVANPNPIDLKAGNTSVNYTVEMNGVTMANGSQSNLHLEKGNTTLRFSTKMRNDKIPEWWVTHIRNGEHTTLRIHSKVHSSLVKKSVDVPYSNDIDTDIISGFNSTKTRPINASMPLVSDPVLYVNETSANWGEVTRSKTPIRMRMRVYNPKSVTYTVSEIGYEMTMNGIAVGNGTTEQPYAIPGKSEKTLRMRTFIQNDRLDDWWVSHLRNDQRTDLKIRFYAKIELPSGKTVRVPLRQLTYEKQIQTHIFENDSAEGTLASTNVTAGNGETTTHSTVTDDETGTSTQSATPATDSSTSATTRTTTATTTGATGTTTTATTATTTTTTDGGGLLGDLLAEMRRTV from the coding sequence ATGGTTGGTAAAACGCTCAAGCGAATCTTACCTCTCGGAAAGCGAGGATTTCTCGGAATCCTCCTCGTCGTCGTACTCCTCGGTGCAGGCGTACTGTACGGCGTTCTCGGCGTCCCACACGTCGTCGGCGTGGACAACGAGTTCGGAGAAGTGACAAATCAAACGACTGGGATACAAACCGCGCTCGTCGTGGCAAATCCCAATCCCATCGATCTCAAGGCCGGTAACACGTCGGTTAACTACACCGTCGAAATGAACGGTGTGACGATGGCGAACGGGAGTCAGTCGAATCTCCATCTCGAAAAGGGGAACACGACGTTACGATTCTCGACGAAGATGAGAAACGACAAAATCCCCGAGTGGTGGGTGACTCACATCCGAAACGGAGAACACACGACGCTTCGGATCCACTCGAAGGTTCACTCCTCGCTCGTAAAGAAGTCGGTGGACGTCCCGTACAGCAACGATATCGACACGGACATCATCAGTGGGTTCAACTCCACGAAGACGCGTCCGATAAACGCCAGCATGCCGCTCGTCTCTGACCCCGTCCTCTACGTGAACGAGACGAGCGCGAACTGGGGAGAAGTGACGCGTTCGAAGACGCCGATTCGGATGCGAATGCGGGTGTACAATCCGAAATCCGTGACGTACACGGTAAGCGAAATCGGGTACGAGATGACGATGAACGGAATCGCCGTCGGAAACGGAACGACCGAGCAACCGTATGCGATTCCCGGAAAGTCGGAGAAGACGCTCCGCATGCGAACCTTCATCCAGAACGACCGGTTGGACGATTGGTGGGTCAGTCACCTCCGTAACGACCAACGGACGGACCTGAAGATCAGGTTTTACGCGAAAATCGAACTGCCGAGCGGCAAGACCGTTCGTGTGCCGCTCCGGCAACTCACCTACGAAAAACAGATCCAAACCCACATCTTCGAGAACGATTCCGCCGAAGGGACGCTCGCCAGCACGAACGTGACGGCTGGAAACGGGGAGACGACGACCCACAGCACGGTGACGGACGACGAAACGGGGACGAGCACGCAATCCGCGACACCTGCCACGGACTCGTCGACGAGTGCGACGACGCGGACGACGACCGCCACAACGACCGGAGCCACCGGAACGACGACTACGGCGACTACGGCGACGACCACAACGACCACCGACGGTGGCGGGCTTCTCGGCGACCTGCTGGCCGAGATGCGCCGGACGGTGTAG
- a CDS encoding SRPBCC family protein, producing MTVRVERTFDLPVPPEDVWGFIAEPEYRAKAISVVSDYDLKGDGKRATWHIELPIPFVNRTVPVETEDVKREKPRYVKFVGKSSAMRVTGEHEIEETEDGSQLHNRFVVDGRVPGIERYFKKHLDDELTNLERALRNEVGVVS from the coding sequence ATGACTGTCCGGGTAGAGCGGACCTTCGACCTGCCGGTTCCGCCCGAGGATGTGTGGGGGTTCATCGCCGAGCCGGAGTACCGAGCGAAGGCCATCAGTGTGGTTTCGGACTACGACCTGAAAGGCGACGGCAAGCGAGCGACGTGGCACATCGAACTCCCGATCCCGTTCGTGAACCGAACGGTCCCCGTCGAGACCGAGGACGTGAAGCGTGAGAAACCACGGTACGTAAAGTTCGTCGGCAAGTCGTCGGCGATGCGCGTGACGGGTGAACACGAAATCGAGGAAACGGAGGACGGTAGTCAACTCCACAATCGGTTCGTCGTCGATGGCAGGGTTCCCGGCATCGAACGCTATTTCAAGAAACACCTCGACGACGAGTTGACGAACTTGGAACGCGCACTTCGGAACGAAGTCGGTGTCGTCTCGTGA
- a CDS encoding carbon-nitrogen family hydrolase: MKLALAQIAVEGGDVAANVDRATDAIESAAARGADLVALPEIFNVGYFAFETYQRNAESLTGPTLTRISDLADEHDIAVLAGSIVEDLSLTDGETPAEEGLSNTSVFFDRDGRRQAVYRKHHLFGYESAEAELLVPGESLGIAEFEGVTVGMTTCYDLRFPELYRDLAEEGATLLLVPSAWPYPRVEHWNVLAQARAIENQCFLAAINGSGSYEDATLIGRSTVYDPWGTLLASTGDDPELVVRDIDPTRVEQVREEFPAWHDRRR; encoded by the coding sequence GTGAAACTCGCACTCGCACAGATCGCCGTCGAAGGGGGTGACGTGGCGGCGAACGTCGACCGAGCGACGGACGCCATCGAATCAGCGGCCGCGCGCGGTGCCGACCTCGTCGCGCTTCCAGAGATTTTCAACGTCGGCTATTTCGCCTTCGAGACGTACCAGCGAAACGCCGAATCGCTCACCGGACCGACGCTCACACGCATCAGCGACCTCGCCGACGAGCACGACATCGCGGTGCTCGCGGGAAGCATCGTGGAGGACCTTTCGCTGACGGACGGCGAGACTCCCGCCGAGGAAGGGCTTTCGAACACGTCCGTCTTCTTCGACCGCGACGGCCGTCGGCAAGCGGTGTATCGAAAACACCACCTGTTCGGCTACGAATCGGCGGAAGCCGAACTGCTCGTCCCGGGTGAGTCGCTCGGCATCGCCGAGTTCGAGGGTGTGACCGTCGGGATGACCACCTGTTACGACCTCCGATTTCCGGAACTGTATCGTGATCTCGCGGAGGAGGGCGCGACGCTGCTGCTCGTGCCCAGCGCGTGGCCGTACCCCAGAGTCGAACACTGGAACGTGTTAGCACAGGCGCGCGCCATCGAAAACCAGTGCTTTCTCGCGGCGATCAACGGATCCGGTTCGTACGAGGATGCGACGCTCATCGGCCGCTCGACGGTGTACGACCCGTGGGGAACACTGCTGGCCAGCACGGGTGACGACCCGGAGTTAGTCGTTCGGGATATCGACCCGACACGCGTCGAGCAAGTGCGCGAGGAATTCCCCGCGTGGCACGATAGACGCCGCTAG
- a CDS encoding archaellin/type IV pilin N-terminal domain-containing protein, which produces MKENNNDGSISDRGQVGIGTLIVFIAMVLVAAIAAGVLINTAGFLQSKSERTGTQSTAQVTDRVHIVSGYGNVTTNSTSGVHEVDYVNLTVMKGSGAGDINLSKATIEWLGPDGATILVEGNKANKSRFAVQSIRDTHDTLPVLVDKQDRFRIVLNTKELTGGLKERQSFTAKIVTRSGAVTYHKSMPETLSDNHAIAL; this is translated from the coding sequence ATGAAAGAGAACAATAACGACGGTTCGATCTCGGACAGGGGTCAGGTCGGCATCGGGACGCTCATCGTGTTCATCGCGATGGTACTGGTCGCCGCGATTGCGGCGGGCGTACTCATCAACACGGCGGGCTTCCTCCAGTCGAAATCCGAGCGAACTGGTACACAGAGTACAGCACAGGTAACGGACCGTGTACACATCGTCAGCGGGTACGGAAACGTCACTACCAACTCGACGAGCGGTGTCCACGAAGTCGATTACGTCAACCTCACGGTGATGAAAGGCTCTGGTGCGGGCGACATCAACCTCTCGAAGGCGACTATCGAATGGCTCGGTCCCGACGGTGCTACTATTTTGGTGGAAGGAAACAAGGCGAACAAGAGCCGATTCGCCGTTCAATCGATTCGTGACACGCACGACACGCTCCCAGTCCTCGTGGACAAGCAGGACCGTTTCCGCATCGTCCTCAACACGAAGGAACTCACCGGCGGTCTCAAGGAACGTCAGTCGTTTACGGCCAAAATCGTCACGAGGTCGGGTGCTGTGACCTACCACAAGAGCATGCCGGAAACGCTCTCGGATAATCACGCAATCGCACTATAA
- a CDS encoding UPF0058 family protein — translation MKKQELIHLHGLLAEVGTHFENRDGEQITLDEYDALGVRPTSIHKSKTDHKAAVFALSEAITSGMGETEPKAVAPQAD, via the coding sequence ATGAAGAAGCAGGAGCTCATCCACCTTCACGGCCTGCTTGCGGAAGTTGGCACTCACTTTGAGAACCGGGACGGAGAACAGATTACGCTGGACGAGTACGACGCCCTTGGCGTACGACCGACATCTATTCACAAATCGAAAACCGATCACAAAGCGGCAGTGTTCGCACTGTCCGAGGCGATAACGTCGGGTATGGGTGAGACCGAACCCAAAGCGGTCGCACCACAAGCAGACTAA
- a CDS encoding cold-shock protein yields MAKGTVTFFNDTGGYGFIETDDADDDVFFHMEDVGGPDLEEGQEVEFDIEQADKGPRATNLERL; encoded by the coding sequence ATGGCGAAAGGTACGGTCACCTTCTTTAACGATACCGGCGGTTACGGGTTCATAGAGACGGACGACGCGGACGACGACGTGTTCTTCCACATGGAGGATGTCGGCGGCCCGGACTTAGAGGAGGGACAGGAAGTCGAATTCGACATCGAACAGGCAGACAAAGGCCCACGAGCGACGAATCTCGAACGGTTGTAA
- a CDS encoding ferritin-like domain-containing protein codes for MPDDNQDAVGNIGETAREQLTSRRGFLAGSAAVGAVGLTGAGINVVGADGGDSDKGDDSMNGGDSKNDDEMTDVDILNYALTLEHLEATFYAKGLEDFSDDEFMNADLGCDIGDEMRMKIPDQVKVVGEHEAAHVDQLTKVIKQLGGEPVEAAEYDFGYETPAEFLGVAKALENTGVSAYAGAAPSIKDDKLLSAALSIHSVEARHAASFNALNSVSPYPDAFDEAKSMEEVKKIAGQFIVK; via the coding sequence ATGCCTGACGATAATCAAGATGCAGTCGGAAACATCGGTGAAACGGCGCGGGAACAACTGACGTCACGGCGTGGATTCCTCGCAGGATCTGCGGCCGTTGGGGCAGTGGGGTTGACCGGAGCGGGTATCAACGTCGTCGGTGCGGACGGCGGAGACAGCGACAAAGGAGATGATTCCATGAACGGTGGAGACAGCAAGAACGACGACGAAATGACCGACGTCGACATCCTGAACTACGCGTTGACGCTCGAACACCTCGAAGCGACGTTCTACGCGAAGGGGTTGGAAGACTTCTCGGACGACGAGTTCATGAACGCGGACCTCGGCTGTGATATCGGCGACGAGATGCGCATGAAAATACCGGACCAAGTGAAAGTCGTCGGCGAACACGAAGCGGCCCACGTGGACCAACTCACGAAGGTGATAAAGCAACTCGGTGGCGAACCGGTCGAGGCGGCCGAGTACGACTTCGGCTACGAGACGCCAGCCGAGTTCCTCGGTGTCGCGAAAGCCCTCGAAAACACCGGTGTGTCGGCGTACGCAGGTGCGGCCCCGTCGATCAAAGACGACAAACTCCTCTCTGCGGCCCTGTCGATTCACAGCGTCGAAGCGCGACACGCGGCGTCGTTCAACGCGCTCAACAGCGTTTCGCCGTACCCGGACGCCTTCGACGAGGCGAAATCGATGGAGGAAGTGAAGAAAATCGCCGGACAGTTCATCGTCAAGTAA
- a CDS encoding winged helix-turn-helix domain-containing protein — protein sequence MTRSGKLWYVLSGSRGGARRAAMLEQLAEEPRNANQLATDLDIDYSTVRHHLDILVKHELAEIRTEEYGATYVLSTETERNWSEVEKIIQAVS from the coding sequence ATGACCCGGAGCGGCAAACTGTGGTACGTCCTCTCCGGAAGTCGCGGCGGTGCTCGTCGGGCGGCCATGCTGGAACAACTCGCGGAGGAGCCACGGAACGCGAATCAGTTGGCAACCGACCTCGATATCGACTATAGCACCGTTCGTCACCACCTCGATATCCTCGTCAAACACGAACTCGCCGAGATCCGAACGGAGGAGTACGGAGCAACGTATGTTCTATCGACGGAAACCGAACGGAACTGGTCGGAGGTCGAAAAGATAATCCAAGCGGTTTCGTGA
- a CDS encoding winged helix-turn-helix domain-containing protein — translation MEGVLWYVLTGTRGGANRVRLVRALDERPRNANRLAEDLDLDYKTVRHHLDVLMDNSIVENSGDDYGAVYLLTDQARQHWETIEDIMEKMD, via the coding sequence ATGGAGGGCGTTCTCTGGTACGTGCTCACCGGAACTCGCGGCGGAGCCAATCGTGTACGATTGGTTCGGGCGCTAGACGAGCGACCACGGAACGCCAACCGACTGGCGGAGGACTTGGACCTCGATTACAAAACCGTTCGTCATCACCTCGACGTGTTGATGGACAATAGCATCGTCGAGAACAGCGGCGACGACTACGGTGCCGTGTATTTGTTGACCGACCAAGCCCGACAGCACTGGGAGACGATCGAGGACATCATGGAGAAGATGGACTGA
- a CDS encoding DUF357 domain-containing protein codes for MAADLVEKTNRYERLLSEALDAAEVSAPTDTPMGEAALDCREMAQSYLDDGKHFKEDDDFVNALASFSYGHAWLDAGARIGIFDVPREGHLFTM; via the coding sequence ATGGCTGCAGATCTGGTCGAAAAGACGAACCGGTACGAACGCCTGTTGTCGGAAGCGCTCGACGCCGCCGAGGTTTCGGCACCGACTGACACGCCGATGGGTGAGGCGGCGCTCGACTGTCGGGAGATGGCGCAGTCGTATCTGGACGACGGGAAACACTTCAAGGAGGACGACGATTTCGTCAACGCGTTGGCGTCGTTTTCCTACGGCCACGCGTGGTTGGATGCAGGCGCACGGATCGGAATCTTCGACGTTCCCCGCGAGGGGCACCTGTTCACGATGTGA
- the trxB gene encoding thioredoxin-disulfide reductase: MTEEPRVEMYTKENCSYCEKAKDLLDEKGVEYETYNVTGDDELFEEMVERADGRKTAPEVFVDDELIGGWDETCALEQEGKLDEKLGLAIADGGEEDVEHRKLIVSGSGIAGLTAAIYSARSNNDPLVLQGDEPGGQLTLTTDVENYPGFPDGISGPELINNMQQQAERFGAEVKTGIIADVDESSRPFRVELTNGDVYTTDALIAASGASARTLSIPGEDELMGYGVSTCATCDGAFFRDEEMVVIGGGDAAFEEATFLTKFAKKVYLVHRREEFRAENYWQDRLQEKVDAGEIEVMKNTEVTEIHGSPEEGVDHVTLVSNPEGKPSQKLHDPETEEFDFDVGAVFLAIGHTPNTGYLEDTGVELDEEGYIRTEGGDGGNQTKTAVPGIFGAGDVVDFHYQQAVTAAGMGCKAALDADDYLETAELGGASATQESAAASDD; this comes from the coding sequence ATGACCGAAGAGCCTCGGGTGGAGATGTACACCAAGGAAAACTGTTCGTATTGCGAGAAGGCCAAGGACCTCCTCGACGAGAAGGGAGTCGAGTACGAGACGTACAACGTCACTGGCGACGATGAACTGTTCGAGGAGATGGTCGAGCGCGCGGACGGGCGCAAGACTGCGCCGGAAGTGTTCGTCGACGACGAACTCATCGGAGGGTGGGACGAGACCTGCGCGCTCGAACAGGAGGGGAAACTGGACGAGAAACTCGGACTCGCCATCGCTGACGGGGGAGAAGAGGACGTCGAACACCGCAAACTCATCGTCTCCGGAAGCGGAATCGCGGGACTGACCGCGGCCATCTACTCCGCACGGTCGAACAACGACCCCCTCGTCTTGCAGGGTGACGAACCCGGCGGACAATTGACGCTCACGACGGACGTGGAGAACTACCCCGGATTCCCCGACGGGATCAGCGGGCCGGAACTGATCAACAACATGCAACAGCAGGCCGAGCGGTTCGGTGCCGAGGTGAAAACCGGCATCATCGCGGACGTCGACGAGTCCTCGCGCCCGTTCCGCGTCGAGTTGACGAACGGCGACGTGTACACGACCGACGCGCTCATCGCGGCCAGCGGCGCGAGCGCCCGAACGCTGTCGATTCCGGGCGAGGACGAACTGATGGGGTACGGCGTCTCGACCTGTGCGACCTGCGACGGCGCGTTCTTCCGCGACGAGGAGATGGTGGTCATCGGCGGCGGCGACGCCGCCTTCGAGGAAGCGACGTTCCTGACCAAGTTCGCGAAGAAGGTGTACCTCGTCCACCGCCGCGAGGAGTTCCGCGCGGAGAACTACTGGCAGGACCGCCTGCAGGAGAAGGTCGATGCTGGCGAAATCGAAGTCATGAAGAACACCGAAGTCACCGAGATTCACGGCTCACCCGAGGAGGGCGTGGACCACGTCACTTTGGTGTCGAACCCCGAAGGGAAACCATCGCAAAAGCTCCACGACCCCGAGACCGAGGAGTTCGACTTCGACGTGGGCGCGGTGTTCCTCGCCATCGGCCACACGCCGAACACGGGATACCTCGAAGACACGGGCGTCGAACTGGACGAGGAGGGCTACATCCGAACGGAAGGCGGAGATGGCGGCAACCAGACGAAGACGGCCGTCCCCGGAATCTTCGGTGCGGGCGACGTTGTGGACTTCCACTACCAGCAGGCCGTGACTGCGGCGGGGATGGGATGCAAAGCCGCCCTTGACGCGGACGACTACCTGGAGACGGCCGAACTCGGCGGAGCGAGTGCCACCCAAGAGAGCGCGGCGGCCTCCGACGACTGA
- a CDS encoding inorganic phosphate transporter: protein MATVLLVVVVALIASLFMSWTVGANSNSAPVAPAVGANALSVLRAALLVGLVAGLGAIVQGGSISETIGKDLVTGVTITPVAAAAALLTAATLITIGNTRGYPIPSAFAVTGAMVGAGISLGGGFATHEYVKILAFWFSIPVTNAIIAYGVARALRSESVPESIGVPALAGLVGYAVANIQLTVTPKSNGAPGSVARTLSTDWNLLPGHLVGNYTLGMVVVSVVFGILAVLVTRLALVNDEQKGINRFLVVLGLMVVFTSGGTQVGLATGPLEAIFETDLHISTVYLLALGGLGILVGAWTRAPRLIQAVAQEYASLGPRRSIAALIPAFLIAQLAIVLGIPISFNKVMISSIVGAGLAVRSSNSGGGVSASKAGYTIGAWVVSMVGAGLISFGLYRLLTMVPGFT from the coding sequence ATGGCTACAGTACTTCTCGTCGTGGTCGTCGCGTTGATCGCATCGCTGTTCATGTCGTGGACGGTCGGCGCGAACAGCAACTCCGCACCCGTCGCACCTGCCGTCGGCGCGAACGCGCTGTCGGTCCTGCGGGCCGCGCTGTTGGTGGGACTCGTCGCCGGACTCGGAGCGATCGTCCAAGGTGGAAGCATCTCCGAGACCATCGGAAAGGACCTCGTCACCGGCGTGACGATAACGCCGGTCGCGGCCGCGGCGGCCCTCCTGACGGCCGCGACGCTCATCACCATCGGCAACACGCGCGGATACCCGATCCCGTCGGCCTTCGCCGTCACGGGAGCGATGGTCGGTGCCGGTATCTCGCTCGGCGGCGGCTTTGCGACGCACGAGTACGTCAAAATCCTCGCGTTCTGGTTCTCGATTCCGGTCACGAACGCCATCATCGCCTACGGCGTCGCCCGAGCGCTGCGAAGCGAATCGGTACCGGAATCGATCGGCGTTCCCGCGCTGGCCGGACTCGTCGGCTACGCAGTAGCCAACATCCAACTCACGGTCACTCCGAAATCGAACGGAGCACCCGGTTCGGTCGCTCGGACCCTCTCCACGGATTGGAACCTGCTTCCGGGCCACCTCGTCGGAAACTACACCCTCGGGATGGTCGTCGTCAGCGTCGTCTTCGGCATCCTCGCCGTCCTCGTCACTCGGTTGGCGCTCGTGAACGACGAACAGAAGGGAATCAATCGGTTTCTCGTCGTCCTCGGTCTCATGGTCGTGTTCACGAGCGGCGGGACACAGGTCGGCCTCGCGACCGGTCCGCTGGAAGCCATCTTCGAAACCGACCTGCATATCTCCACGGTGTACCTGCTCGCGCTCGGCGGTCTCGGCATCCTCGTCGGCGCGTGGACGCGGGCACCGCGACTCATTCAGGCGGTCGCACAGGAGTACGCCTCGCTCGGCCCGCGGCGGTCGATCGCCGCGCTCATTCCGGCATTCCTCATCGCTCAACTCGCTATCGTCCTCGGCATTCCGATCTCGTTCAACAAGGTGATGATATCGAGCATCGTCGGCGCTGGCTTGGCCGTTCGTTCCTCGAATTCGGGAGGCGGCGTTTCCGCGTCGAAAGCCGGGTACACCATCGGCGCGTGGGTCGTGTCGATGGTCGGTGCCGGACTCATCAGCTTCGGGTTGTATCGACTGCTGACGATGGTGCCGGGATTCACGTGA